Genomic DNA from Callospermophilus lateralis isolate mCalLat2 chromosome 11, mCalLat2.hap1, whole genome shotgun sequence:
AGACAGAACAACGAAAAAATAACTGATTAGTTAACatcacttatatatatatatatatatatttttgtgtgtgaaaGGATTAAGGCCGAGAGAACTTCATTGTCATGCAGATTAAAACTGGGCTGTCTGGGGAAATAAAAATGGGAAGAATCTCTCATATTCCTGGTTTCTTGGGAGGTCAGATAAAAAGCTTGGTTTCAGAGTGCGGACATTGAGCTTTGGCAGGAGTGACTCCATTTTGGTTTTTAGTCTGGTCTGGGAGGGTGGGTGCAGGAGCTGAGTCCCAAAACGATGGCCTCCTGTGATGTTTACCCAACACCTGGGTTCCATCCAGAGCCCTTCTGGACCATGCTGGGGTTTTGCAAGGACCACAGAGCCTGCCCTTGGCAAGAGAGTATCCTGTGACCTGGGCTTTAGTTTCCTGGCCGTGGTGGGAGATCAAGGGCCAGGGATCAGCTGCATCACCAGACCTACTCATGTGGCCCTTAGAGATGCCCAAGCCAGGCCTGGGAGAGTCCCGGCAGGGTCACAGGGACAGGAGGAACCCCCCCTTCGCCTCACTTCTGGGCTTGGCTCGGAGCCCCCCCTCTTGGCTGGCCTGGCAGAAAGTTGACATTTCCTGTCCTGAGGGACAAGCTCAGCTGGTGCCCTGAGGATGACAGTTCTGTGCCCTCCTGCTGGGGTAGCCCTGCTGGGAGCGGTtaataaggtgtgtgtgtgtgtgtgtgtgtgtgtgtgtgtgtgtgtgaccaccCGCCTCCAGGTCTCAGGCTTCTCCCTGTGACAAGGTGAACAGGATTCTGAGGGGTATCTCAATTGGCCATCGGGAAAACTGAGACCAGAGGGTGGCAGTGTTAGAGAGGGTCCCAGGAGGGGGGTGTGTCTTGGGACTGGCTGCAGCTCCAAGACCAGGTGGAACTCCAGACCCAGGTGGTGGTGGGGGACTCAGAGGGATAGGTAATGGGGAATTGAAAGTGGGCGTTGAAGGATGTGTAGGAGTTTGAGGGCAAATGGAGAAGAAAGATCTTCCCGCAGGGGATCTGTCCTGTGCAGGGGGAGGGGGCACAGGCCAGATCTGCCCAACTTGTCTGTGTGTCCTCTGGGGAGCCTTCTCTGCCCGCCCTCCCCTCTCCCTGGTATGCTCAGCTCCAGTCCCTGGTCTGGCACCTGGagtcccagcccagcccagcctcaGGGGCTTTATCTGCTGTTCCCATTTCCACTCATACTCCgttcccacattttttttttcctcattaagGTGTCCAGTCGAACACTTCCTCCTCAGAAGCCTTTGGAGTGGTCCCACGGGTCCCTGAAGTCACCCTGGTTCTGTCTTCTCAGTACATTTTGCTGGTCTTGCTCCACCCCAGGAGTTGGCCCCAGCATTAGAATCTGCACAGAGCAGGGACTCCCCCATTTGAAGGCCGAGTGGGACCCGCTGCAGCAGGTGGAGAGGTGGGGGGGCATGCCTGGGCCCAGGCCTGGGCTGTACTCTCAGTTCCCTGCGGTAAAAGGGGGCAGGCGTGGGGACGGGCCCTCTGGAAGTCACCCTTTCTACCTGGCCACCTCATCTCAAAGCTCAGCCTCCTGTCCTTGGCAGACGGACCCCAGGGCTCCCGGCCGTCTGTCAGGCCTTCCCAGGGGATATTCTACTCCGGAAATAAGGCCAGATTTTAAaatggggaggaagggaggggagaaaaaGAGAAGCGAAGAAAGCAACCATCTCTGTGCTCTGTCAGCAGAGTGGGTTGGATTTTGGAGGCTGTAGCCCGGATCCTGCAGGTTTTAGGTTGGTACAGCTCATTGGGGGATAAACTCAGCCCCAAACTGGGGCCTACCCTGTTGGGAGCAAGGTGGACCCCGGGGGGATCTTGGTGAATGGAGGCTGGAGCACAGAGGGGCCAGGGACAGATGGTAGGCCTTGCTCGATGGCTCATAGATTGGGACATGGCTCCTCTAGGCAGCTAATTTCCTGCCGTCAAACATGCCGGTGCCATCCCTCTTGAACTCTGAGAAAATGAGCCGGAGCCAGGGATTCAGTTCCAGGGGCCCAGGAAGGTACTAAAGGAGGAACAACAGAGAAACCTTGATGGGAGGAGCATCGTTTGAAGTTTCTAAAGCATACCCTGAGTTCTGAAAGGCAGAGAAACGCATTTCAGGGCGAGGGGGCTGGCTTGTCCTGAGGCCCTGAGGTGTGGATGTTCCTGAGATGTTGAGGGTCACGTCAAAGAAGAGTCCTTCTGTAGCTCTCTGCTCATTCCCACTGTCCTTTTCTTGTTGATTCGTAAGAACTCTTTGCATATGGGTAcatgaatcctttttttttttttaatcacaaaagATTTATCatttgccttttattttatttatgatggGTTTTTGGTAAGCCACaccataaacatttttattttggcaAAACTTCCAGTCTTTTCTTCAGCAGTCTTTCTGGACCCAGGTTGCCGCTTGTCTCTTTGATCATGAGTCCCCTGCACGTGCAGGAAACATCTGAGTCTTGAATTAAGTGGACATTGGAAAGATGACAGCTGTGTGAAAAACAGAAGCTCTGAGATCTTTGCCCACCTGGGTCAAAAATCCCTTTGGGGTTCCTTCCCATCATGACTATCTGCTCATTCCTTCCTGCCGGAAGTGGGGGTCCAACTGAGGCCCCGATCTCTGAAGTGGGGCAGGGTCTCAGATGACAACAGGGATAGGCCGGGAGACGGGAAGTTTCCGCAGGGGAATCACAATATGCTAACTCATTGCAACCTCGTGAGAtggtatttaacttgatttaGTCTGATTTTTACGGGCGAGAAAATTGGGGTCCAGAGAGGTAATGGGAtttgcccaaggccacacagaAAAGGAGCAGAGATGGGACTTGGATCCAGGACCTTCTGTTGCAGAACTCTCTTATGGCTCTGGAGCCCCTTGGGATCAAGTTCAAGCTTGCTAATAGGATACCCAGTGCTTTGGGGGGCCTTGGTTTCTTTCTGCTGTCAGTGTGACACCTTGGCCCCCGTGCCTGCACACAGCAGGCATTCAGGAGTGTTCCCCTTCCCTGTTAGGATGACAGTGATGTACCCCTGCCTGTTTCTGTGCACCCTGACTCCAGGCCCAGATCCCTTAGGGTGCTGGGGTGTCGCgatgccccccccccccggatTTGCAGACAAGAGCAGGGAAGCTCAGAGGTGGAGAGAGCCTTCCCCAGATGCAGCATGTGAGGAGCTGAGCCAGAATCTGCTCCCAGATCGGAGGGGACTCTGAGGGCCCTTCCGAGACCCAGGGTGACCTGAGTGGCTCTTGGCTCCTCCCCTGGGCTGCGGTGGGGCTCAGTCTGGGCTCTCTCTGTTCCTGCTCACTGCTCCTGGGGCCACtgaccctcctccaggaagccttcctgaTGTCTCCCCACTGGGCTAGACACCTCCCCCGGGCTCCCGAGGGCTCTGACGTGGCTCTGACCGGCTGCGCCGTGACCGCTAATTTCCTTGCTGTCTGCCCTGCTAGGCAGGGAGTCCCGCGAAGGCGGGTGCCtgctggttcctcttcaagtccccagtgcccagaGCTGAACTTGGCATTGAGCAGGCCTCCAGGAAGGGTTAGACGGTCAGAGAGAGgccagagagggacagagaggcCTGTCAGTGACCAACAAGATGGAGCCCCATGAAGCCCCCCAAAACCCTTTAGGTGCCCCCCGCTCCTAGGATTCAACAAAAGCCCAGGAAAGATGACCGCAGTCATCATCCCAGAGAGGACACAGAGGGACCTCTGTCCTCTGTTGCTCCCGGGGGCCTGGGGCCAAGGACACCCTATCTCCCCTGCCCCCACCCTCTGCAAAGGATGTTCTCGAGATAAAAATACAACCAGAAACATTCTCTGGTGTCTGGTGATGTGACTGTCATCCACTTTGGTGGGGCCAGAGCCTCTTGCCCTGGCCTCACCTCAGGGCTCATGGGGGTGGGTGTCCATCTCTCCTGGCCCCTTGGTGCAAGGCTGTCCGTGAGGTCAGCGGGTCCAGCCCCTGTCTCCGGACTATAGATTGCAAAGATCCCTTGCATTTTCTGCAACCAGTACTTACTGAGCCCCGTCTGTGCGCTGGGTATGTTCTGGGCACTGAGGAGGGAGGCAGCCTGGTTCCTGCCCCCCATGAAACCTTGGGCGGGGTCCTCTGGGGGAGGGTCAGGCACATGTCAGCTGTCTGTCGGGTTGGGCCGTCTAAGTGCCACATCCCGGCACTCCCCACTTTTTAGGAACCTGCACTTATTGTGTGTTTGCTGTGTGCCAGACACCAGGGACATGTCTTGGTGGATCCCTGATGAGAGCCTCCTGGGGTGATGGggtcttcccatttttttttttttttgggctgGTGAACCGGAGACTCAGGGAGGTGCCCCGCTAATCTGGGGGTGTCATGCCTCTCCGGGGTGACttgttgatgatgatggtggCTGCCTCCTGAACCCTACTGATGTCAGGTCCTGTCCCTGGCCTTGGGGCCTCCCGACACCACATTCAATTTCGTGGGCACATCCTCTGGGAAACCAGGCAGGCGGGCGGCCTCATCCCCATTTTGGGAGGAGGAAGCTGAGCCTCAGGAAGGGGAAGTGCCTTGCCCTGTCCCCTGGGTGGTTTCAGCTTTGGTCTCCGCTGCCAGGTTTGGCACGGAGGGAGGTTCGGGATCAGTCCTGCCCTGCCCTCCTCGCTTGCTGGAAGCCGCAGGCCAGGCCAGCCTGTCTGGCCCTCTGTCCAGTAGAAGCACTGCCCACCCCCAGGTCTGGCCTCCCTCATCCGGGGTGGTGATCATGACCCAGGAAAGAATCTGGTGAACCTGGGAGGGTTCGCTCACTGGGTGGGTTGTGTGGCCACTGCAGGGTGGACAAGGAAAATCCTGGACAAGGTGTCTGGAGACCGGGGGTTTTTAGGACACTCCTTTGCTGGCTCTGCTCTGAGCCTCAGGGCTCCTCTGTGGAACTCACAAGATGAGGAGGTTAGGGCTGGAGTTTTAAGTCTGGAGGAAGCCCCTTCCAGGAAACAGAGCGAGTCAGGAATGAGGTCTTGAGAGCTGGAACTCTGTGGAGGTGGGCTGTGGCCACAGGGCAATAGGGAGCCAAAGAAGGTTCAGGAGGAAGGGCCGAGCAACCAACCCTGGTCCGTTGCAGCTGCTAAGGGAGtaattggggggtgggggggtggggaatCAGGAAGCCGAGGGCTGTGGGAGGCTTCGGTGGGGGGTGAAATGACTCACTTGGAGTCACCCAGCTTGTGAGGGGCAGAACTGGGATTTGAACGCCTGCCTGTGCACCTCTAAAACCTACCACCGTCACACCTGCCTCGAGGCTTATATGATATGGAGGTGACTCACCAACCGTTCCCCTTAATCCCTAGCCAGAAAAGCCAGTGTGGGACAGTGTGACAAACAAGACATGACTGTACCCTTGGATAGGGCAGGGCATATGGACCCAGTGCCTGGGAGGAGGGGAAGATTGGAAGTAGCTCAGGGGAGCTGACCTCTGGAAAGTCACAGGGTCCCTTCCCACCATCTACCCTTGATCCTCACAGCATGCTGGAAGGGGCGGGGGGAAGGCAAGGGACCCCTTTGACCGAGGGCCACGTTGATTCTAGGGGATTGCTGACACCACGTGGTAGGTGTGCATGCCCAACGGAAGTCCCTGGAAAGTGTCCGTCCGTTCGTGTAGCTGTCCGTGCTCTGAGGCCACTCATCTGAGCACCACCTCATCCATCCATTCCTCTGTCAATCccgcccccctccccacccccacccccgttaATTCATCCATTCACATGCCCACCCTTCCAGCTGTCCACAGCTGGCCCCAGGGTGGCGTGGGGAAGGCTCAGCAGGTGATGGCCAGGAGCACAGGCTGGGGGCCTCTGGAATACTAGGAGCATTGCCCCATTACCTGCCTCTCTAGAATGGGAACAGAGATAGTGCCAACCTTGGGGGGTCCTGAGGATTCCGCCTGTAAAATATCTATGCCCATGTCTCGCCTGCAGGGGGCGCTAAAATTGGCAGCTGTTACTTCTCTCAAATGACCCATCTCCTTCTGCCCTTGTCTGGCTCTTCGTGCGGGGGTTGTGGACAGTGCCTGAAGACTGTGAAAGTGTATGTGTTGGGGGGGTATCAGAGGCCCAGGCTGGGGTGGGGGGCTCCTCCACCTCTCCTGGGGGTCTTGAGGGAAGTGAAGAGAAACGTGGGTTTGTGTGAAAAGTTCTGACTCTCCCTTTGGGGAGAGCATTGGCCCGCACCGTAACTTGGGTTTTCCTTGTTCACTTTAGGGTCTTCTAGTGACCGGATCCTCTCCAACTGGTGCCTGGGAAATGGCAGCTGCTGCTCATCCAGCCCTGAAGAGTGTCACTTGTCCGCTTAGCACCATTACTTAGAAGATAGAGTTCAAGAGGTAAGATGAGGGTTACTGAGGCAAACCCGTCCGGCTCATCATCCGTCCACCAAAGGCTGATTGGAGGTCCCCTCACCCACTTCTCTGTCTCTTCTTCTGCTCGTCCACCCACCTCTCTGACCTCTCATTCACCCTTTATCCATCCAGTAGTTTGATGCACCCACCTCGCTATCCGTCCACACATCCATCCATCATCTACTCACCCATTCACTGACCTGCCCATTTATCCGTCCACTCACTAATCCATCCATACACCCGCCCATCCTATCCATTTTCTTACTCATTTTCCCCCACCCATTCCTCTGCTCGACTATCCGTCCACCCACTTCTCCACCTACCTAACCCATACGTGTATCTGGTCACCCTATCCGTCCACCTACCCATCTGTCAGCCCGATTTATCCGTCCATCTGCTTGACCACCCACCTGTGCATATGTCTGTCTCTCATTCATGGCTCTGTCACCTCCTCGTCCCTCCCTCGATTCCCTGCTTTATACCTTCAGTCTTTCCTCTGGGCAGGGACCATTTCTTGGGTGCCTCCTCTGTGCCGGGCAGGCCCTGGCGCCAGCCTCTCTGGGCCTCTGGGGTGGTGTCAGAGATGGTGGGGTCTGGGCAAGATGAACCCTCACACGAGGTAGAAAGTAGCTTTGGGCCCTAACAGGGCTAGAGAACCCTAAAAAAAGGCTTTAAtagaggaggggagaggaagagGTGGGGCAAGAGCAAGTCTTAGAGAAGCAGACTGGCCCCCGTATGGACAGCCAAGAGGGGAAGAGTCTTTGCCACCTGAGGCCCCGTGAGCAGGAACCCAGGAGAGGGAAGATCCAGTGTAAGTCGTGGGGAGGTGAATTCAGGAAGAGAAGGGACCACGGAAGGGTGTGTTGTTGTCATGGTTACCGCTTGGGGAGTTGGAATTCAGTCCGGCTGGGGACTCCAGGGGAGGCAGCCTTAGACACATCCTCAGAGTGATCTATCCAAGGGGCAGGGAGCAGGGGGGTCTTGAGCCATCTGCTCCTGACCTCCCCATGGCTGTGCACAGGCCGGAGAAAGTGGCCGGAGAAAGCTTTGGGGCCAAAAGACACCCGTGTTGGCTGTTGGAATGGGTAGGCCGACCTTGAAGTGGTGACTCGGGTACTGAACCCCGGGTCCGCAGCCCTGGCGCACCCTGTCCTGTCATGGCCGATTCTCTCCTCAGGCCCTGCGTGGGCTTGGTGCAGAGAGCCTCCACCGCATGGATCCCAGGTGTCTGCCGGCCGCGGGCCAGCACCAAGGGCAGAGGCTGCTGGAGTACCTGTAGAGGAGTCTGTCTGGAAAGGTGGTCGGGCACGAGAGAGATCCCTTTCTCTAGATTGGgagaaaccaacaacaacaacaacaacaacaaatggcaGGTCCCTCCCAGTTCTCCATCCCCCTCCACACCCATGCGCTGCTCTTGCCAGCCAGCCCCCAGCCTCTTCTCTGGCCCCTGGCTCCTCGCTCTGGCCACGCCCCCACAGGGATGACCCTTTTCACTGCCCCCTGCATTAATAGCctgccctttgctgttccattctTTGAGCAAGACCTGGCACAAGAGAGAACTCTGCAGCCCCCAGCCTCTCAGGTCCTGTGGAACTGACCAAGGAGGTCTTCTCAGAGCCTCTCATGCTAAGCCTGATGGACAGTAACTAGATGAGAAAGATTCTGCGGCAGCCCGGCACTTGGTGGACCAAAGTTCTGTGATTGATTGGCGATGACCGTGGGGGCTAGCTATCGGGAGAGGTGTACGCAAGCCACCCCTGGCCTTCCCTGCATGGAAGGGTCTTCTGACGTGGCGGGGGGGCTTCCTCATGAGGTAGTGAGTACTTTGTCCCTGGACTTTCAAAGAGAGGGGGGCAAATGGCCACGGGtccgtgctggtgaggatgtgtaaAAATCTCCACTTTACAGAGTAGATTCGGGCAGTTTGTCTGACTTAATCGTCAAAACAGATTTTGCAGGGGCCTGGGTGACTTGAGACTGGACCGCAGCATTGCCGTTCATCAGGACTTACAACCTTGGGTGTTGGTCTACACCTCTGCTCCCCAGATTGGAAGTGCCACTCCTTAAAGGCTGTGTGACCCTCAATGAGTGACTTGATCTCTCGGAACTTTAGTTTCCATCCCGGGAAATTGGGGGGCTAATAGCCATGGTGTTATTAGAGGGATGACATGAGTGAGGTTattggaacttttatttttttttaaggattttttaTCGGTACAGTATAATTATACAGAACAGTGGGAGTCATTGTGACGTAGTCACACACGCACATGACATAATTGAATTCATCTCAACTTTTGGAAGACTGTCTAGCAGATGAATGGTGAATATTTGATAGATTTTGACCATTTACTCCTAACTCTGGAAGGGTACCCCTGCCCCCCAGCTAGTGTTCCCTAAAGGAGAGGTTTTGCGTGGGCCACGTGGGTCCTTCTACCATCCCCCTCCAGTCTGTGCTTCTCTGTCACCCGGGAATGTGGGCCCGGGCCTTGTCCTGGTTCCTCCCGGATGTTACCGAAACCTGAGTTGCCCAGAGCCTCAGGGACTGGGCATGGGGTGTCCTACTCCATCCATCCGGAGACACCTCCCGGTGACTCTGAGGCCCCACCCTTGGGTCGGGTAGCAGCTGCTGTCTGGTGTCCTCTCTAAAAAGCTCCAGCCTGGGTCCTGAGAGGCTGCATCTACGGGAGCCCGGCTCTCAGGAAGCAGGTTGCATGGCTGCCGGTCCTGGGACAGCTTCACCACCTCTCGCATGGTCGGTGCCCCCTGTCCTCTCGCCTGCTGAATTTGCTTGGAACGCCGCCTGTCTGGTATGAATCGCCTTGACTGGCTCAGGTAGCAACCCCGGCGCCTCTCCCCGTGGCCCCCCGTCGGTGAGGCCTGGAACTCATCTGCTGTTGTCTGGAGCATCTCCTCCTGGCTCATGCATTCCTCTGTAacctctttttcctcctttggCCTTTGTTTTCCTACCTATGAAATACGGAGCGAGCCTCGTTGCTTGCTGAGgtctcttccagaaaaaaaaaaaaaaaaaaaaaaacaagttctcTGGCTTTCCTTGCTTATTTTTACCATATGCACCCCATTCAACGAGAGTcagacaggcctgcctacctcggGCTGAGGGTTCTGTCCTACATTTCTTAAATTGAGTCCTTAAAGGCTGCCGAGTTTTGTAACCTTGCCGCCACGCCTGTGTTTGTGTGGGGAGCGTTCCATTGGGCATTTGGCAAGTGTGTGGTGCCAGGTTCCTACTCCCGGGCCTCTTCTGGGTCTTTCTTGTGGTTCTGTGTTCACTACATACTCGGCCAGGGGACTCTCCACATCTCTAGGAGTCTGTCTCTGATACCCaggcgtgtgcacacacacacagagtaaaaCAAGATCCCAAGAAGCTAAGGGCTGACACTCTGGGGGTTCCAACTCTTTCTCTATTTGGTTTTggggtggtttgtttttttttttttttttttttttggacaagaGACTTTGTTCCAAGTCGGTTTCTGGCTCTGAGAAATGGGGAAGCCGTTGTGAACTTGACCTTGCGGATTTTTCTCTGTGTGGTTTTTTTAGGAGGAACATCAACTGAAGCGGGAGTTCCCAGGCCTGTATGACACTGTCTAGGTGGGTCTCAGGTGTCCAGCCCTGGCAGAAATGCCAGGAGCCATTTGTAGCACCCTTGCCTGCCCGGTAGCTTTTGCCTCTGGCCACTGGGAACAGGGGCCGGGCTGGTCGGCCTGGCCGGCCTGGCCTTTGATGCTCTGCGATTCTGTTTCCTGCAGGCCTCCATCTGCTCAGAGCACTAGCTGGAGCAGCCATGACTCGGTGGACATCCCTCCAGGCCTCCAGGCCACACAAACCTGCCCCCTGTGATCTGGCGGCCCCCCGCCGGCGTCTGAGTGCCCCGACCCTGGCCACCTCCCCCTGGAGGGTCCGGGAATCTGGGGCTGAATCATCTCTCCAGAACAGCCCCGGGGTTCCCCACCCCTGCCGACTCCCCTCCTCCTGGCCCAGGCAGAAGGGGCATCTACCAGTATGGCCTCAGGCCTCAGCTCCTCAGACCCATGGTGAGGTGGTCAGCTGGAGCAGCTGTGGGGGAAGGACAGAGGAGGACAGgtgttctcctgcagagccttgtTCCCTGGTGGAGCACTTTGCATTCGACGGGAGGGGTTTGAATCTCAGCTCTGCTGCTTGGTGGCTTGAGGGcgatcacttaacctctctgagcctccgtTCAGGGAGTAGATGTGACAATGGTAGTTACCTCTCCGTAGGTTGTCAGAAGATGATCTGAGGGCATTAGCTGTGTCTGGTCTCAAGGTACCCAGCTGTTCAGCTCTTGCTCTGGTTTTTCAAGCCTCTATAGCTCTGAGCGTCTTATACCCAACAGGCCACAGGGCTCAGCAGCGCTGGTCCAGCACAGACTCTGAGGGTGCTTTCTGATGTAGCTAGGAGTGTGGCCTTCCTCCTTTCCTGAGGTTGGAGGCTGTATCTGGCTCCTGTGGACTTGGTCGGGAGCTGCGTGGCACAGATGGGCTGAATCCTGGCATTACCACCTTGGGCCTGGTGTCCATAGTGGGTGGCTCAGCCATTTGGGACCTTCTGGACGCCTCAGCGCCTTTCTGGTTCTGTGGAGGCAGGTATTAGAGGCTCTGTCTGGCTCTGACCTTGTGGCATGACCAGGTGGGGATGGGGGGTACACGGGGCCTCCATGCCAGGCCCAGCTCCTCAGCATCCCGCATCCAGCAGCAGGTCCCAGCTCTCTCCTTCTTCCAGCTCAGCCCAGCCAGACAGACTACTGTACTCCAGACGGTGTCAGCGGCCGTAGGACCAGGCAATGCTGTGACTCCTAGAATGACACCAATTGGACTGTGTGGCACCCGTGGGGTGAGGGGCAAGGGTGACTCAGCCTGTGCATCCCGGGCCTGAGAGCAGGTTGTTCTGCTGCCCAGGTACCAAGAGGTGCTGCAGGGCCTGCTCTGGGAGGGCCTGTATTGTAGGCATGATGGCGTGTGGCAGGTGGCTCAGAGCTAGGGTCCCCTTCCGAGTGGGCCAAGGGTGGTGAAAGGAGCAGGTGACACTTGTAAGCACTCCCACAGGGCCGGGTAAGGGGCCCCGTGGTCCTCATTTAGGAAAGCAGGGCATGGAGAGGCTCCTGGGCTGAGGTTCTGGGTAGCTGTTAAGTTATCCCTGTCTGGACGGCTACCCCTCAGTGCTGCCCATGAGGAGACCCCAGGTGTGGCCTGTGGGGGCCTGAATGGGCGCCATAGGCAAGGTACACAGGCGTCAGAGGAGAGCTTAAGGCGTCTGAAGTGAGGGGTGCAGAGACTGGGACTGGCAGGCGCTGTGCTAGGCCCTGGGGTGGGTGAGAGAGCAGTAAACCAGGTAGAAAGGGGCCTTGCTGTCAGGGAGCAGGCGGTCTTTGGCGGGGACACTGGGTCAGCGCAACCCCGTCTGCAACATTTTGCTATTATTGCCATTGTCGTCCCATCAGAGGGTCCATTCTGTGGGGTGACAGCTGGGATGGGGCATCCAGTCCTCCTGGGGTGTGCGGAGGCCTCCGGAGATGGGGGGGGGCGAGCAGCAGGGGGACGTCTGGTGGGGGGGGCACCCAGCCAGGCAGGTGAAGGGGGGGCGTTCCGAGTGAGGTCAGCGGGGTCAAGGGATGCAAAGGATTCAACAGCATCCTCCGGCTCCCCATGGCCACCGCAGGAGTTGAGGGATTTGGGCAGCGACCAGGCAGCAGCCCCTGTATGGTCCAGGAGGGTGGATGATGGGGTCTGAGGCCGTGAAGGTGGGAGGAAGCGTTGGATCCTAAACATATTTTGAAAGCAGGTCTTAGCGTCGGGGTCAGAGGAGTTAAGATGAGTCCAAGAGTTTTCGGGAGGCCAAGGGAGGCCATTTTCCAAGCTGAGAAGGTGGCGTAGGGAGTGGGCTTAGGATAAGAGGGCAGAGGGGGCTCAGTTTTGGAGGGGAAGTGGGGAAGCCCTGGTGGGGACAGTGGAGGGGACAGGGCCAGCCACACACCCACTGTCCTTTTCGTTGCAGGAGCCCTCCCACCTGGAGGCAGCCGGGGGGCGGGTCAGGGCCCCCCCAACCCCGGGATGACCGCGGCCAGCCGGGCCAACCCCTACAGCATCGTGTCGTCCGAGGAGGACGGTCTGCACCTGGTCACCATGTCGGGTGCCAACGGCTTCGGCAACGGCAAGGTCCACACGCGGCGCCGGTGCCGCAACCGCTTTGTCAAGAAGAACGGCCAGTGCAACATTGAGTTCGCCAACATGGACGAGAAGTCGCAGCGCTACCTGGCGGACATGTTCACCACCTGCGTGGACATCCGCTGGCGCTACATGTTGCTCATCTTCTCGCTGGCCTTCCTGGCTTCCTGGCTGCTCTTTGGCGTCATCTTCTGGGTCATCGCCGTGGCACACGGCGACCTGGAGCCGGCCGAGGGCCGTGGCCGCACCCCTTGCGTGCTGCAGGTGCACGGCTTCATGGCGGCCTTCCTCTTCTCCATCGAGACGCAGACCACCATTGGCTATGGGCTGCGCTGTGTGACTGAGGAGTGCCCAGTGGCCGTCTTTATGGTGGTGGCCCAGTCCATCGTGGGCTGCATCATTGACTCCTTCATGATTGGCGCCATCATGGCCAAGATGGCGCGTCCCAAGAAGCGGGCGCAGACGCTGCTGTTCAGCCACAATGCCGTGGTGGCCCTGCGCGACGGCAAGCTCTGCCTCATGTGGCGGGTGGGCAACCTTCGCAAGAGTCACATCGTGGAGGCCCACGTGCGGGCGCAGCTCATTAAGCCCAGGGTCACAGAGGAGGGTGAGTACATCCCGCTGGATCAGATTGACATCGATGTGGGCTTTGACAAGGGCCTGGACCGCATCTTCCTGGTGTCACCCATCACCATCCTGCACGAGATCGACGAGGCCAGCCCGCTGTTCGGCATCAGCCGGCAGGACTTGGAGACCGACGACTTTGAGATCGTGGTCATTCTGGAGGGCATGGTGGAGGCCACGGCCATGACCACGCAGGCCCGCAGCTCCTACCTGGCCAACGAGATCCTGTGGGGCCACCGCTTTGAGCCAGTGCTCTTTGAGGAGAAGAATCAGTATAAGATTGACTACTCCCACTTCCATAAGACCTACGAGGTGCCCTCCACACCCCGCTGTAGTGCCAAGGAACTGGTGGAGAACAAGTTCCTCTTGCCCAGCGCCAACTCCTTCTGCTATGAGAATGAGCTGGCCTTCCTGAGCCGGGATGAGGAGGACGAGGCGGACGGAGACCAGGATGGCCGCAGCCGAGATGGCCTCAGCCCCCAGCCCCGGCATGACTTTGACAGGCTCCAGCCTGGCG
This window encodes:
- the Kcnj12 gene encoding ATP-sensitive inward rectifier potassium channel 12 isoform X1 — encoded protein: MTRWTSLQASRPHKPAPCDLAAPRRRLSAPTLATSPWRVRESGAESSLQNSPGVPHPCRLPSSWPRQKGHLPVWPQASAPQTHGALPPGGSRGAGQGPPNPGMTAASRANPYSIVSSEEDGLHLVTMSGANGFGNGKVHTRRRCRNRFVKKNGQCNIEFANMDEKSQRYLADMFTTCVDIRWRYMLLIFSLAFLASWLLFGVIFWVIAVAHGDLEPAEGRGRTPCVLQVHGFMAAFLFSIETQTTIGYGLRCVTEECPVAVFMVVAQSIVGCIIDSFMIGAIMAKMARPKKRAQTLLFSHNAVVALRDGKLCLMWRVGNLRKSHIVEAHVRAQLIKPRVTEEGEYIPLDQIDIDVGFDKGLDRIFLVSPITILHEIDEASPLFGISRQDLETDDFEIVVILEGMVEATAMTTQARSSYLANEILWGHRFEPVLFEEKNQYKIDYSHFHKTYEVPSTPRCSAKELVENKFLLPSANSFCYENELAFLSRDEEDEADGDQDGRSRDGLSPQPRHDFDRLQPGGGGALEQRPYRRESEI
- the Kcnj12 gene encoding ATP-sensitive inward rectifier potassium channel 12 isoform X2, which encodes MTAASRANPYSIVSSEEDGLHLVTMSGANGFGNGKVHTRRRCRNRFVKKNGQCNIEFANMDEKSQRYLADMFTTCVDIRWRYMLLIFSLAFLASWLLFGVIFWVIAVAHGDLEPAEGRGRTPCVLQVHGFMAAFLFSIETQTTIGYGLRCVTEECPVAVFMVVAQSIVGCIIDSFMIGAIMAKMARPKKRAQTLLFSHNAVVALRDGKLCLMWRVGNLRKSHIVEAHVRAQLIKPRVTEEGEYIPLDQIDIDVGFDKGLDRIFLVSPITILHEIDEASPLFGISRQDLETDDFEIVVILEGMVEATAMTTQARSSYLANEILWGHRFEPVLFEEKNQYKIDYSHFHKTYEVPSTPRCSAKELVENKFLLPSANSFCYENELAFLSRDEEDEADGDQDGRSRDGLSPQPRHDFDRLQPGGGGALEQRPYRRESEI